One genomic region from Proteiniborus ethanoligenes encodes:
- the rplL gene encoding 50S ribosomal protein L7/L12, with amino-acid sequence MASEKVLQLIEEVKGLTVLELSELVKALEEEFGVSAAAPVAMAAMPAAGAAPAAAAEEKTEFDVILASAGAEKIKVIKVVRELTGLGLKEAKDLVDNAPKALKEGASKDEAEQMKAKLAEVGATVELK; translated from the coding sequence ATGGCAAGTGAAAAAGTATTACAATTAATTGAAGAAGTTAAAGGACTTACAGTATTAGAATTATCAGAATTAGTTAAAGCTTTAGAAGAAGAATTTGGTGTAAGCGCAGCAGCTCCAGTAGCTATGGCAGCTATGCCAGCAGCAGGTGCAGCTCCAGCAGCAGCAGCTGAAGAAAAAACTGAATTTGATGTAATCCTAGCAAGCGCTGGTGCAGAAAAAATTAAAGTTATAAAAGTTGTTAGAGAGTTAACTGGTTTAGGATTAAAAGAAGCAAAAGATTTAGTTGACAATGCTCCAAAGGCGTTAAAAGAAGGTGCTTCAAAAGATGAAGCAGAGCAAATGAAAGCTAAACTTGCAGAAGTTGGCGCAACTGTAGAATTAAAATAA